The Herbiconiux sp. A18JL235 region GGCGATCGGGCTCGACCCGGCAGCCGGTCTCACCTGGGTGCTCTCGATCGTCGGTCTGGTGATCGTCGTCCGTGCGGCCCTCATCCCCATCTTCGTGCGCCAGATCAAGAGCCAGCGCAAGATGCTCGAGGTCGCGCCCCAGCTGAAGAAGATCCAGGACAAGTACAAGGGCAAGAAGGACCAGTTCTCGCGTGAGGCGATGTCGCGCGAGACGATGGAGCTCTACCGCAAGACGGGCACCAACCCGCTCGCTTCGTGTCTGCCGCTGTTGCTGCAGATGCCGATCTTCTTCAGTCTCTTCTCGGTGCTCAACAACGCGCAGAAGGGCCAGGCCGGTGTCGGCCCGCTCGACGCCGGGCTCGGCAAGCAGTTCGGTGACGCGACGCTGTTCGGGGTCGCTCCGCTCCACGACACCTTCATCGGCGCCTGGAACGCCGGCGGACCGTGGCAGGTCATGCTCATCGCGGGTCTCATGGTGGTGCTGATGACGGCGTCGCAGTTCTACACGCAGCTGCAGATCATGGCCAAGAACCAGTCTCCTGAGGCCAAGGAGAGCCCGATGTACCGGCAGCAGCGCATCCTGCTGTACATCCTTCCGCTCGTGTTCGTGTTCTCGGGTGTGGCCTTCCCGCTCGGTGTCATGTTCTACTGGCTGACCTCGAACTTCTGGACCATGGGCCAGCAGTTCCTGGTGATCCGCAACATGCCCACCCCCGGCAGCGAGGCGGCAAAGGCTCGTGAAGAGCGACTGGCTCGACGCGGGAAGCTGGAGCCGAAGAAGGGCGCTGCCGGCGAGATCGAGACGGCACCCGAACCCCCGAAGCCCACCCAACGACAGCAGCCGGTGAGTAAGAACCGTGCAAAGAAGCAAGGCGGCAAGAAATGAGCGACGTGACCGAGACCACCATCGACCCCGAGGCCACTCCGGCTGCCGCGGGTGAGACGACCGAGACCGTCGACGAGGGCGATGTCGCAGCCGACTACATCGAGGAGCTGCTCGACATCTGCGACCTCGACGGCGACATCGACATCTCGGTGGCCGACGGCCGTGCCTACATCTCGGTGAACGCCTCGGGCGACAGCAACCTGCGACTCCTGTCGCGACCCGACACCGTCTCGGCGCTGCAGGAGCTCACCCGCCTCGCCGTGCAGACGAAGACCGGCGACTTCTCCCGCCTCATCCTCGACGTGGGCGGAAGTCGCGAGCAGCGACAGCGTGAACTCGAAAAGCTCGTGACCTCGGCCATTGCCGAGATCGAGGCGGGTGCGTCGGCCGCGGCTCTCGAGCCGATGTCGTCGTACGAGCGCAAGCTCGTTCACGACATCGTCGCCGACCGCGGGTTCACCTCCGAGTCGGAGGGCGAGGGTCGCGACCGCCACACGGTGATCCGGCGCGCCTGACCCGCACTCCCCCGCACCACCCCCAGGGGCCGGTGAGCGCCTCCGGCGCCCCGGCCCCTTTCCTTTGCGTCCGAATTACACCGAAGTAGTTCTGGTGAGAGATCGTCACTGTCGTGCAATGTGCTTGCCCTCGACCTGTCACATTGTTGCCGCGTCACCCTCGCCCCTTTCACTCCTTCGAGAGGGCGGGTTCGCGGCCACTAAGAAAGCCCAGCGGCTGGGCATGGCAGCCTCGAGCAATGCCAGTGCTGTTCCCGTCCCCCGGAACTGCACGACCTCTGGCTGCGATCGCTCGTCGCACGCCGGTGCTCGCGCTTCTCGACCATGGAACCCGTCGAGACTTTCGGTCGCGGCCCGCTCAGGGCTTTAGACGCTCGGGGTGATGTTTCCTCCCGAGTGCCACTGTTACTCTTCGACCGGTCGCAATGTGTCTACTCAAGGCGCCGGATGCGGCCCTTTGTGACAACTCGATGCGCCGCCGCCGGTGCATGGTCTGAGAGCAGACCAGATTCTTCGCTGTGCGCGGTGGTGAACGACCGTCACGGACGCAATCTGGTGGGCGCCCATGCGTCCGCTCGGTTCGCTCTGCGTCAGCCGGTCCCACGCCGGCGGTCGTGCTTCGTAGCACCGCAGTCAGTACGCCGTCCGACTACCCCGACTCTCGACACATATCCCTCGGCGCCTATGAGCCCGCAGTCTCCGTCGACGCTTAGTGTCAGCGGCCTCCTCCCTGCGGGCAGAGCGGGTGGAATGCCCGGTTATGGCCCGATCGGGGCCACGCGGAGGCAGTTTCTCTTCAGTGCGAATTAGGGCTACTGATGTGGTCACCGTCGCGCGAGCTCACTTTCACCGGCGCTCTATCCGCCCCTAGCGTCAGCGTCTTCGCTACTACCTCGCGACTAGTACCGTGGAGTAGATCTCTACGTCCGCGCTCTCCGGCCCTCGTACCGTCATCGACCTGTCACGATCCGCCCCCTCAACCCATGGGATACGGGATATGGCCATCTGGGTCTTGGTCCATGGGAGTGCCGTCTTACCCCTCGCGGCGGAGGCGCCCGGCGTCCAATCGCGGTATCCCGCGCGTTCGAAGCCACCCGAGCACACCTTGGCGTCGCCGATCGTCACGGCTCCGGCTCACTGGTCCGCAAGGATGGACCCACCCGCCCCGCGCGCAGAAGCCTCCGGAGACGCGGCCTCATCAGAACCGGCGGGCTCGATCTCGAAGTAAAGAGCATGCAAGATGGTCTCGGAACTGCAGTTCGCTCAGCCAAAATCGGGGCGTCGTGACTTGATGTTCGTCGAACTTCACGTCACGCCCTGCAACGAAGCCTGCCTAGATCGATCGCCGTGGGTATGGGCATGCGACACTTCCTGCTCGAAGACGGCGGAGCCAGCCAGCTTGTCGCAATGGGTTGGGGACGATTGCATTCTGCGTGCGCCACACTGTGGCGCCAACCGCCGCGCGCCGTCTCCACGTCGAGACCGCTCACGGTCTTCCGGCTCTCGGCCCTCGACGCGTCGCGTCGGCTGTACGGGCGCATCACACATGCGTGACCCCCGTGGTCAATCAGAAGCCCGCTTGGTACGGCCCCCACATTCGGTGGAGTCCGTCGCATTGGATCACGAAGAGCACGGACTATGTGCTCAATGGACGTGGTTCGTTCAGTTCGTTCGGCTCTGGCCACCGTTGGGAGATTCAGGGGCATCGTGGGACGGGACTATGTTCCACGTGAAGCTCTGAGCGATGGCAGCGCGTGCGTGCCGACGGCCCCTCAATGTTTCACGTGAAACATAGCCATTAGTCGAC contains the following coding sequences:
- a CDS encoding protein jag, whose protein sequence is MSDVTETTIDPEATPAAAGETTETVDEGDVAADYIEELLDICDLDGDIDISVADGRAYISVNASGDSNLRLLSRPDTVSALQELTRLAVQTKTGDFSRLILDVGGSREQRQRELEKLVTSAIAEIEAGASAAALEPMSSYERKLVHDIVADRGFTSESEGEGRDRHTVIRRA
- the yidC gene encoding membrane protein insertase YidC, producing MPFIDTILWPIKWVVELILVAWHWVWTAIGLDPAAGLTWVLSIVGLVIVVRAALIPIFVRQIKSQRKMLEVAPQLKKIQDKYKGKKDQFSREAMSRETMELYRKTGTNPLASCLPLLLQMPIFFSLFSVLNNAQKGQAGVGPLDAGLGKQFGDATLFGVAPLHDTFIGAWNAGGPWQVMLIAGLMVVLMTASQFYTQLQIMAKNQSPEAKESPMYRQQRILLYILPLVFVFSGVAFPLGVMFYWLTSNFWTMGQQFLVIRNMPTPGSEAAKAREERLARRGKLEPKKGAAGEIETAPEPPKPTQRQQPVSKNRAKKQGGKK